The Lolium perenne isolate Kyuss_39 chromosome 6, Kyuss_2.0, whole genome shotgun sequence genome segment TTCTGCAGAATAAATATCAGTGGATTGGTAACAAccagtttgtgataaaagtgtgtCTGCACAATCCGATGGGACTTCTGGTAAAATATCATGGCATCCATTTGAAGGACAGATACCAGCAACGGCTGGAATCACTTGTTCCCTTTCCTGTGAAGGCCTTGGAGAGTTTACTGCAAAAGTGGACGCCTTAAGCTCCACTGGGTTTGACAGAAAATCCAATTTCCTTTTGGTTTTTGCATGCTGCTCGGATCTTTCAATTATCTTTTGAGGGGATTTGGCTGAAGGAGCATCAACTCCTCTAACATACATCAAATCTGCACTTTCTCCCTCCGATGCATCAGCATTTTCACCTGTTTCTGTGAAGCCCATTtcagatttggaacttgttggtaCAGCTGATGTCGTTTCATTTCTATCGGACAAACCTTTAGTGTCTTTCAGAATATCCGAGTCACTGTTCTGTGATACTGACAGGTTTTCAAGATCGTCCGGGAATTGATCAAGCAACCCTGAAGCTAAATATGAATTCAACTTTCTTTTCATTGGGCCTCTCCAGTATTCTTTGATTGCACCATTCGTCCTGGATGTACACAATAT includes the following:
- the LOC127344910 gene encoding uncharacterized protein isoform X2; amino-acid sequence: MESNTPHETVKHCHGEEFENIGEPLRKNDGHCFKDSCNNTNSEVIARVKWSEEENKILTNMINKHGLKNWQTVAHAIPGRSAPQCRQRWRYKIDSAINKEAWSEQEELRLIRAHQIYGTKWREMVKHFPGRTNGAIKEYWRGPMKRKLNSYLASGLLDQFPDDLENLSVSQNSDSDILKDTKGLSDRNETTSAVPTSSKSEMGFTETGENADASEGESADLMYVRGVDAPSAKSPQKIIERSEQHAKTKRKLDFLSNPVELKASTFAVNSPRPSQEREQVIPAVAGICPSNGCHDILPEVPSDCADTLLSQTGCYQSTDIYSAEFSDPSDPCSLELDISDLMEMSYFDNLMIFPPGSPHDGNSI